The genome window TGAAGTCGCCCTTGAGCAGGTGCGGGATGCCGCAGGCGAACTCCACGACCTCCTGTCCGCGGGTGACCTCGCCCAGCGCGTCGGACAGGACCTTTCCGTGCTCGCTGGTGATGATCTCGGCGAGCTCGTTCTTGCGCTGGTTGAGCAGTTCGCGGAAGCGGAACACGATCGCTGTGCGCTTGGCCAGTGACGTGTCGCGCCAGGCCGGGAAGGCGGCCGCGGCCGCCTCGATCACCGCACGGGAGTCCGCCACGTCGGCCAGCGCCACCTCGCGCGTCACCGCGCCGGTCGCCGGATTGGTCACTGCGGCGGCACGTCCGCTGGTGCCGGGAAACGCCTTGTTGTTGACCCAATGGCCCATGCGTGCCAGGTCGCTGATCGCCACGGTTTCCTCACCCTCACTCGATCACTCACAACAGACGGAGCCGACGCTCCGAGCAGGGCCGTCCGCCCGCCTGCTGCGAGGCTTCCAGAACCCGCTCCGACGATCTGTTCACCTGTGAGGGGAGTTCTTTACGATGCGTCAATGCAGCCGAGCATCCGGGAAGTCCTCCAGCTGTCCGCCATGGCCGCGGGCCGGCCGCACCTCGTCGGCGGCCGCGAACACCTCGACCGCCCGGTTCGCTGGGTGCACATCAGTGATCTCACCGATCTCACCGACCTGCTGGAGGGCGGAGAACTCGTCCTGACCACCGGTCTTCCCCTGACCGAGGGCGCATGGCAGGCAGAGGCCTACCTGACCATGCTGGCCGCGCAGGACGTGGCGGGCCTCGTCGTCGAACTGGGCGCCCGTCTCGGCACCGTGCCCGAGCATCTGGCGACCCTCGCCGACTCGCTCGCCCTGCCACTCGTGGCCCTGACCGACAGAATCCGTTTCGTCGAAGTCACCCAGCAGGTGCACCGGCTGATCGTGGCCGACCAGTACGAGGAGGTCGAGTTCGCCCGCACCACCCACGAGGTCTTCACCTCGCTCAACATCGCCCGTGCCTCCACCACCGACATCGTCACGCGCGCGGCACAGACCCTGGGCGCACCTCTCGTCCTGGAAGACGTCAGCCGACACGTGCTGGCCTACTGCGCGCTCCACACCCCGACCGCCGACCTCCTGCGCCAGTGGGCCGAACGCTCACGCCTCCACGACTCCGCGAGCACCCCAGCACACGGCTCCGCCTGGTCGGCCGTCCCCGTGGGCGTCGGCTCCGAACGGTGGGGCCGACTCGTCCTGCCCGCCCGGACACCTCACGCATCCCGCGCCCGCATGGTCCTCGAACGCGCCGCACAGTCCCTCCAGTTGCACCGGATGATCCAGCAGGAGCGCGACGCCCTCGTGGTCCAGGCGCTCGGCGGCCTCCTCGACGACCTGCTGAGCGGCCGGATCGGCGAGGAACCCGAGGCCATGGCCCGGGCGGCCGCCCTGGGTCTCACCCCGAACAACCAGTACGCCCCGCTGTCCGTGCGCGTCCCGCGGCGCCCCAACACCGACGCGTTGACGCAGGGGGAGGTCGACCGTCGTCTCCTGAACGCCGTCCGCCAGGCAGTGGCCGCCACAGGCGAGACCGCGATCGCCTCCATCCGCCGCGAAGGGACCGTCTCGGCGGTCATCTCGTGCGCGTCCAAGGGAGCCGATCACGTACTCGACGCCGTGTGCACCGGCCTGCGCGACCGACTGACCGGGCGAAGCGGCACAGACGGCTGGGCCGCCGGCACCGCACCCTCATCGTCCAGCCTCATCGGAGCGGCACAGGGTCTCGCCGAGGCAGAACACGTCGCCGACGTCGGCCTGACCATGCCCAAACCCAACCGCCTCTACCGCTCAACCGATGTACGTCTACGTGGACTTGTCGCTCTCCTGCGCGACGACCACCGTGTCCAGAGGTTCGCGGAGACCGAACTGGGACGCCTGCTCGACCACGACACCCGCACCGGCGACAACCTCCTGGCCCTGCTGCGCACCCACCTCGACTGTTCCGGCTCGAAGACACACACCGCACGCCTTGCGGGCCTGAGCCGCCCCACCCTCTACAGCCGTCTGCGCTTCATCGAACGGATTCTGGGCGTCTCCCTCGATTCCGTCGAGTCACGCACCTCGCTCCACACCGCGCTCATGGTCATCGACGCCCGCTGACGCATTCGCGAGGCTCGCCGTTGCACAAGAACGGCCCGCCCACACCCTGCGGCTGCTTGCGCGGAGCGTTGTGGCCCACCTTCACCTGCCGCCTCACTGCCGCCGAGCGCGACTCACACGCCGACGCGAGCCCACGTGGGGAAGCCTCTACACCCCATCCCGAGCGCCCTATGCCCGCAAGCGGCACGTCGTGGTCGACACACTCGGCCTGCTACTGGGCGTGATGGTCACCGCCGCGGGCACCGGCGACCGCACCCGCCGGGCAGGTGGCCGAACCGGATTGCCCGGCCCGAGACAGAACACGCGGCACCGGGGCGTCCCGCTGCTCGGCGATCCAACACCGCGAACTGTTCATGAGGCCCCACGTATGAAGGGGTCTCGTCGCCCACAAGCGTGCGGGCGACACACCATTCCCGTTTCCGCCAGGGGTCCCGTCAGGCGGTGCTGCAGGACCCCGGCGGGCGTCGTGATGGCCGCGAGACGGTACGGGGAAGCCGGGTTCCCCGAACAACTCACGGGCCGTGTCAGTGATCCGGGCTCGAGTGTCAGCCGCTCGTCGCGCAGGGTCGCGGTACCGGTGGCGCTGGGCAGTGCCGGTGCTGCCTGCCTGTCGTCATGTTGTTCCTCGGTCTGGCTGATGTTTGACACTCAAGTGGCCATAGCGCACTATATTGAAAGTACTTTCATATAGGGACTGCGATGCGCGCCTCCCGTGCCGGCCACCGTCCGGCCCAAGCATCTGAACCTGAAGGAATCTGGATCATGAAACTGCCCATTGCCCTGCCCGCCGGTCTGATCGCCGTGGCGCTGGCCGCCGCGCCGAGCGCCTACGCCAACGAGTCGTCCCCCTTCCTCGCTGGGAAGGCGCCCGCAGTGGCCGCCACTGCCTCCGCGCACCCGTCGCAGTGGCCGACGACCCTGCCGATGCCGAGAGGCGAGCGGCCCGAAGGCATCGTGATCAAGGGCTCCACCGCCTACGTCACATCCTTCGCGGACGGCACCATCTACCGCTTCGACCTGAGGACCGGGGAGCGGAAGGTACTCACCCCGGCAACCGGCGTCGGATCGATCGGCATCATGCTCGACGGCAAGGGACGCCTCTTCGTCGCCGGTGGCTACGGCGGAGACGTCCGGGTGATCGACTCCCGCAGCGGCAATCTGCTGGCCACCTACCAGCTCGCCAAGGACACCTCGACCGCCGTCAACGACTTCGCGGTTCTCGACGGGGCCATCTACGTCACCGACTCCCTGTCCCCGAACCTGTACAAGCTGCCCCTGGGCCAGCACGGTGAGCTGCCCGAGCAGAGCCAGGTCAGGACCATCCCCCTCGAGGGCATGCCCTACAAGGGTGACGGCGACCAGGGCTGGAACGCCAACGGCATCACCCCCACCCCCGATGGCAAGGCGCTCCTGGTCATCCAGACCAACACCGGCACACTGTTCCGGGTGGACCCGGCCACCGGCCGGGCCACGCCGGTCGACGTCCATGGCGCGGACATGTCCTGGGGCGACGGCATGCGCCTGGAGGGCCGCACGCTCTACGTCGTGCGCAACACGCCCAACAAGCTGTCCGTCCTGCACCTCAACAAGACCGGTACTGAGGGCCGGCTCGCGCACGAGGTGACCGATCCCCGGTTCGACACCCCCACCACGGTCGCCCGCCACGGCAACACGCTCTACCTGACCAACGCCCACTTCTACTCCGCGGACCCCGCCAACACCGACTACGCCATCACGGCGATCCCGGACCCGGCCTGACACACCTGCGGCGGCCAGGGCACACGACCCGGCCGCCGCAGACCGCCCACCTCCCACGAACCGAGCCGGCCCAGCCCGGCCCAACGCACTCGCTCCAGCCGAGGAGGGCCCCGCCAGGCCCGCTGCCCCCTCGACCGCCGGCGGCCACCGTCCGCATGCCGCCACCGACATCGGTGCCACCGTGCTCATCGCCGCCCTCAGCGTGTTTCGTCACCTACCTCGCGATCAGGGGCGCCAGCGTCGCGCTGACCACCAGGGCCGGTGGCACGGCCCAGGCACAGCAGTTACTGATGGACGACTGGGGCGCGCAGCACGTCGGCGTGCACGGCCTTGACAACCTCCGGTGCGCCTAGCTAGGGCACACCTGTGCCGATCCCAGGGCACACCTGTGCCAAAACCCATGCGGAACCGCGATGAACACATCTGCCAGACGGCGTCTCACCGCCGCAGTCCTGACCGTCGTCACCGTCACCGCCGGTGCCACCGCGTGCTCCTCCGGTGGGGGCGACACCTCCACGAAGGCCGAGGACGGCGGCACGTACACGATCTGGGACCCGTACCCGCAGTACAACGGGGTCGGCGTCGCCGAAGGACGCGCTCGGCGCGGCCCAGTCCGCCGTCAAGTGATCGGGACTCCGGCCCGCCGATGAAGCACACGACACCTCTGCCGGACCGTCGGCGGGTGCCCGACCGGGACGGGGCGGCCACCGTCGCCGCCCCACCCCGGGCCAGCACCACGCCCCGGCGCCGTCCCGCCTCCCCGCAGTGGGCGGCCTGGACGTTCCTCGCCCCGGTCACCCTCTATCTGATCCTCTTCTACGCCTATCCGATCTAACGCAACGCCGATCTGAGCCTGCGCGACTACACCGTCCGCTCCTTCGTCCAGGGCGACGCCCCCTTCACCGGACTGGCCAACTACCAGAAGGTCTTCGACGACCCGACGTTCGCTCCGGCTCTGCTGCACTGTCGTCTTCACCGTCGTGTGCCTGGTCGTCCAGTACGCGATCGGCCTGGCGCTGGCGGTCTTCTTCCACCCGCACTTCCGTCTCTCCGCCACCCTGCGCGCCCTGTTCCTGGTGCCCTGGCTGCTCCCGCTGATCGTGTCGGCCTCCACCTGGTCGTGGATGCTCAACAGCGACTCCGCCATCGTCAACGCCGCGCTCCACGCGATCGGCATCGGCCCCGTGAACTGGCTGACCTCGCCGTCCTGGTCGCTGACCTCGGTAATCATCGCGAACATCTGGATCGGCGTCCCGTTCAACCTGGTCGTGCTCTACAGCGGACTGCAGTCCATCCCGGCCGGCCTGTACGAGGCCGGCGCCCTCGACGGGGCGGGCCCCTGGCGGCGGTTCCGGAGCATCACCTTCCCGCTGCTGCGCCCGGTCTCCGCCATCACCCTCCTCCTCGGCCTCGTCTACACGCTCAAGGTCTTCGACACCATCTGGATCATGACCAAGGGCGGCCCGGCGGACTCGTCCACCACCTTCGCCACCTGGTCCTACCAGCTCGGCTTCGGCAACCTGCTCCCCGCCTTCGGCCCCGGCGCGGCCGTCGGCAACCTGCTCGTCGTCGCGGCCCTGGCCTTCGGCCTGGTCTACGTCCGGGTCCAGCGAAAGCAGGCGCTGTCATGACGCACGCGCGAACGATCCCCCGCCGACGCCGCTCTACCTGGGGAGAGTCAGCCATCGGCCTCCTGCTGACCGGGATCATGCTCTTCCCGGTCTACTGGATGCTCAACGTGTCCTTCACCCGCGACCAGGACATGCGCAAGAGCCCGCCCGACCTGTTCCCGGCCCACGCCACCTTCGAGGGCTACCGGGCCGTGCTGGACGACCAGCCGCCCTACCTCGGTACGAGCCTCGTCATCGGCCTCGGCACCGTGGCGCTGACCGTGGCCCTGTCCTCACCCGCCGGCTACGCGCTGGCCAGGCTGCGCCCACGCGGCGGCGGACTGCTCAACTTCGTGCTCCTGGCCGCCCAGATGATCCCCGGCATCATCATGGCGATGGGCTTCTACGCCATCTACCTCCAGCTCGGTCTGCTCCAGTCCGTCCCCGGCCTGATCGTCGCCGACTCCACGCTGGCCGTCCCCTTCGGTGTCCTGATCTTCACCGCGTTCATGTCCGGCATCCCCGGCGAACTGCTCCAGGCCGCCAAGACGGACGGAGCGGGGCCGCTGCGCACCTTCTGGTCGATCGTGCTGCCGATGAGCCGCAACGCCGTCGTCACGGTCTCCCTGTTCGCGTTCCTGTGGTCCTGGTCCTGGTCCGACTTCGTCTTCGCCAGCACCCTCGCGGGCGGCGGCGCCCACGAACCGATCACGCTCGGCATCCACCACTACATCGGCGACAACAACCAGCAGTGGAACGCCATCATGGCCACCGCCGTCGTGGCCTCCCTCCCCGCCGCGGTCATCCTCGTCCTCGCCCAGCGCTATGTCGCCGCCGGTGTGACCGCCGGCGCCGTCAAGGACTGACAACTGTCAAGGACAGACAGTGGACCGACCGCGCGCGACCTCGCTCACGAGCCGCCGCGCGAGCACCGTCGCCCCCGGCAGACCGCCGACCACCCCGCTCGAGAAACGAGTACCGCCCTCATGCAGGCCGCCCCACCCGGCCCGGCCTTCTCCGTCCACGACATACCCTTCAGCACACACGGATCCTGGTTCGGCATCTCGCCCGTGCTGGCGGAGAAGACACGCGCCGAAGACCTCCACCTCGTCTCGCACCAGAACGGCATGCACGCCGTCCTGCGCCTCGTCCCCCTCGACGCGGCGACGGGCGAGCGGGCGGAGACCGCTGTCCTGGCGACACCGAGCCGGCTCAGCTGGACCGGTACGGGCGGGCGTGTCGACCTCGCCTACGAGTCACCGGACACCGTACGCGTGCACGGCACAGGCCTCGGACTCGGTATCAGCGCGGTGGCATCCATCCTCACCCCCTTCAGCGGGACCTACTTCTTCCGCGACCCGGTGGACGTCTCCCACACGTTCACCTCGTACGAGACCGGCCGCCGCTACCGGATCACCGTGCTGTCCGGCACGGTCGCCGACGCGCACGGCGCCCAGGCGCTGGGCGTGGCCGACCGCGGAATCACCGTCACCGCCGGGACCGACGGAACGTGGGAGACAGTCATCGAGGAACTCGACAGCGCGCGGTCGCCCTACCGCTCGGCGGCGACGTTCGACGAGGTGACGCGGGCCGCGCGGCGGTCGTTCTCCGAGTTCGTCGACACGGTGGTCCCCTGGCGCTCGGACAGCGCGCCGGCCGCCGAACTCGCCGCCCATGTGCTGTGGTCGGCGACCGTGCGCCCGGCGGGTCTGGTCGGCCGGCCCGCGGTACTGATGTCCAAGCACTGGATGGACAAGGTCTGGAGCTGGGACCACTGCCTCAACTCCCTGGCCCTGGGGCCCGGTTCGCCCGGCCTCGCCTGGGACCGGTTCTCGCTGCCCTTCGACCACCAGGACGAGAGCGGCGCGCTGCCCGGCTCCGTCGCCCACTCGGAGGTGCTCCACAACTTCGTCAAACCACCCATCCACGGCTGGGCCTTCGGCCACCTCAGGCGACGGCTCCCCGATCCGCCCACCCCGGAGCAGCTGACCGAGGCGTACGGCGGACTGACCCGCTGGACGGACTTCTGGCTCACCGTACGGCGCGCCCCCGGCGCCTCGTTGCCCCACTATCAGCACGGCAACGACAGCGGCTGGGACAACGCCACCACCTTCGATCCCGACCGCGTGGCCGTCACCGCCGACTTGACCTCGGTGCTGATCTTCCAGCTCGACGAACTGGCCCGGCTGGCCGCCGAACTGGGCTTCGACGACGATGCCCGTCGCCGCACCGAGACGGCCGACGCCCTTCAGGCCGCCCTGCTGGACGAACTGTGGGACGGCGAACGGTTCCTGAGCCGTCCGGCGCACGGCGGCACCCCCTCCGCGAGCGCCAGCCTCCTCGACCTGATGCCCATCGTGCTCGGCGACCGCGCGCCCCCCAAGGTCCACGACCGGCCGGCCGAACGCATCGACACCCATCTCACCGCGTTCGGCCTGGCGACCGAGCACCCCGCCTCCCCGCACTACGGGCCCGACGGGTACTGGCGCGGCCCGATCTGGGCGCCTGCCACGGTACTCATCGAGGACGGCCTGCGCCGCGCCGGACACCAACACCTCGCGGACGAGGTCAGCGCCCGCTTCCGTGCGCCCGCCGAGGACAGCACCCCATGACCATCCGCGTCCTGGTCGGCGAGGCCGCCGACGGAGACGAGGTGGTCGCCCTCACCCGCGTCCACCACCCCGACATCGTCGTCATGGACATCCGTATGCCCGGCACGGACGGCCGGACCGCCACCTCTGCGATCTGCTCCGATCCCGTCCTCTCGGACACCCGCGTCCTCATCCTCACCACCTTCGAGACCGAGGAACACGTCGCCAGGGCCCTGCACGCGGGAGCCAGCGGCTTCCTGGGCAAGGACGTCGGCGCCGAGGGCCTCGTCGCCGGCATCCGCACCATCGCCGCCGGTGACGCCCTGCTCTCTCCCCAGGCGACCCGCAACCTCATCACCCGCTTCCTCACCGCCCCCCAGCCGGGCACCCACCCCGCGGCTCGGAAGAACCTGGCCGACCTCACCGACCGTGAACGCGAGGTCATGGCCCTGGCCGCCGACGGACTCACCAACGCGGACATCGCCGCGCGGCTCTACCTCAGCCCCCTGACCGTACGTACGCACATCCACCACGCGATGGCCAAGCTCCACGCCCGCGACCGCGCCCAACTGGTCGTCATCGCCTACCAGACCGGCCTCGTCCAGCCGAACCCGCCGAGACCCTGACCCGAGCGTGGTGGGTGCCAGGTCCGCGCCGACGCTGTCGACGGTCCTGCGATTCAATGCAGAAGTGGTGGACTGGGCCGAGATGCGTGACTGCTGGTTCGAGGTTGATCGTGTTCCGAAGCTCTTGGAGCGGGTGGAACTCCACGACGATCCCGAAGCTTGGAAGGAGTTGGGTTGGCGCCTCGTCCTTGAGGATGACCTGGTGTCCCCGGCCAGTTTCGCCGCGCTGCCACGTCTGGTGTCCCTCGCGCCACGCAGCGCGCAGGCGCGCGGCCTGGCCGGGAGGATTCTGGAGCGCGCGGCCGGGCTGCACGGCTGCGACGATCTGCTGGCGGGCTGCGCCGGCGCGATCAAGGAGTTGCGTGGGGTGTTGGACCGGTACCTGCGGACGCGGCCGGTCGACTACCTCGTGTCCTTCCGCGCCCTGCTCGCCGTCGACGAGGAGTACCACTGGGCGAACACCCTGGAGGGCTTCACGGACGACATCAACCACGTGGACTGTCCCCACTGCGGCGTGGGAGTGACGACCGCCATCGGCGACTTCGGGCACTACTCGCAGGTGTGGGACGGAGATGAGGAGATACGACGGGACCTGCGGCCGGTGGCCGCCGAGCAACTCACCGGAACCGGCCGGTGGATGCATCGCATCGCTGTCCGCGATGGACAGGACGTACTCGCCGACGGAATCACCTACCTGTTCGGCAAAGCGGAATGCCCTTGCTGTGCCAGCGTCTTCACCCTCGCGGACGAGTACACGTCCGCCAACCGTCCCGTCATGCGGTGAACCACCGCGATTCCGCAGCGCCCAGCGCCCTGACCGCGCCGAGCGGAGGTCGGGATCGAGGGGTTCGATCGTCGCGGAGCTGCTCAGGTTCCGTGGACGCACCGAGAACTGGGCCCGCGGCGTCGTGCGGGCCCAGTTCGATGCGACTGTTCCGACCGTCGGTCAGGACGACTGCGCGCTCTGGTACAGGTTCTGCGCGTCGGTGCCGAAGTACGGCCCGTACATCCGGTTGGGCAGGAAGTTGTACTTGAAGCTGTTCACCGAGGACAGCAGGCCGGTGCCCGTGGACTCGTTGAACTGGGTGAACCAGGGGCCGCCGCTGGAGCCGCCGGTCATGTTGCAGTTGATGCCGTGGTCGTCGGAGAGCAGGAAGTCACGGTTCGTGGTGCCGCTGCAGTAGATGAACCTCTCCCCGTCGTACGGGGCGGCGGCGGGGAACCCGAAGGCGTACATGGTCTGGTTGTAGCCGGTGTTGAAGGCCAGTCCCTGCCCGCCGACGACGTCCGTCAGCAGCCTCCCGTCCAGCGGGGCGACGACGGCCGCGCCGACGTCGTAGTTGATGTCCTCGCTCGCGGTCCACTGCGGTGTGGACATGGTCTTCGTGGCGCTCCATCTGCCGTACGGGGCCTGGCCGTCGTGGTAGCCGGGCACGAAGACCCAGTTGGTGTGCCAGGCGCCCTCCAGCTTCACACAGTGCCCGGCGGTGATGACGGTGCTCTTGTTGGCGCTGGTGACGGCGTTGCCGGAGCACGACGCCGTACGTCCCTGGTAGGTGAAGAACACCCGTCCGGCCGTGGAGACCACGGCGCCGCCGCCGGTCCAGGGCCCGCCGCTCTGGGGGAAGGCAAGCACCCCGACATCGGTGGGGGCGCCCGGAAGGGTGGGGCGACGGTCCTTTTCTCGCCCTTGGCGAGCGAGGGTGCCTTCACCCCGACGCGGTCCACGGGCAGCAGATCCAGCGGGGCGGCCCCACGCATCCGTTCCGTGGTCCAGAACGACGCGGGGTCCGCGGAGGCCGTGGCCGCCCCGGCGGGCGAGGCGACCACGCCGGTGCCGAGCAGCGCGGCGGCGCCGAGCAGGGCGGCGGCGCCGAGCAGGGCGGCGGCGCCGAGCAGGGCG of Streptomyces phaeolivaceus contains these proteins:
- a CDS encoding PucR family transcriptional regulator, encoding MQPSIREVLQLSAMAAGRPHLVGGREHLDRPVRWVHISDLTDLTDLLEGGELVLTTGLPLTEGAWQAEAYLTMLAAQDVAGLVVELGARLGTVPEHLATLADSLALPLVALTDRIRFVEVTQQVHRLIVADQYEEVEFARTTHEVFTSLNIARASTTDIVTRAAQTLGAPLVLEDVSRHVLAYCALHTPTADLLRQWAERSRLHDSASTPAHGSAWSAVPVGVGSERWGRLVLPARTPHASRARMVLERAAQSLQLHRMIQQERDALVVQALGGLLDDLLSGRIGEEPEAMARAAALGLTPNNQYAPLSVRVPRRPNTDALTQGEVDRRLLNAVRQAVAATGETAIASIRREGTVSAVISCASKGADHVLDAVCTGLRDRLTGRSGTDGWAAGTAPSSSSLIGAAQGLAEAEHVADVGLTMPKPNRLYRSTDVRLRGLVALLRDDHRVQRFAETELGRLLDHDTRTGDNLLALLRTHLDCSGSKTHTARLAGLSRPTLYSRLRFIERILGVSLDSVESRTSLHTALMVIDAR
- a CDS encoding SMP-30/gluconolactonase/LRE family protein; this encodes MKLPIALPAGLIAVALAAAPSAYANESSPFLAGKAPAVAATASAHPSQWPTTLPMPRGERPEGIVIKGSTAYVTSFADGTIYRFDLRTGERKVLTPATGVGSIGIMLDGKGRLFVAGGYGGDVRVIDSRSGNLLATYQLAKDTSTAVNDFAVLDGAIYVTDSLSPNLYKLPLGQHGELPEQSQVRTIPLEGMPYKGDGDQGWNANGITPTPDGKALLVIQTNTGTLFRVDPATGRATPVDVHGADMSWGDGMRLEGRTLYVVRNTPNKLSVLHLNKTGTEGRLAHEVTDPRFDTPTTVARHGNTLYLTNAHFYSADPANTDYAITAIPDPA
- a CDS encoding carbohydrate ABC transporter permease; protein product: MTHARTIPRRRRSTWGESAIGLLLTGIMLFPVYWMLNVSFTRDQDMRKSPPDLFPAHATFEGYRAVLDDQPPYLGTSLVIGLGTVALTVALSSPAGYALARLRPRGGGLLNFVLLAAQMIPGIIMAMGFYAIYLQLGLLQSVPGLIVADSTLAVPFGVLIFTAFMSGIPGELLQAAKTDGAGPLRTFWSIVLPMSRNAVVTVSLFAFLWSWSWSDFVFASTLAGGGAHEPITLGIHHYIGDNNQQWNAIMATAVVASLPAAVILVLAQRYVAAGVTAGAVKD
- a CDS encoding amylo-alpha-1,6-glucosidase produces the protein MQAAPPGPAFSVHDIPFSTHGSWFGISPVLAEKTRAEDLHLVSHQNGMHAVLRLVPLDAATGERAETAVLATPSRLSWTGTGGRVDLAYESPDTVRVHGTGLGLGISAVASILTPFSGTYFFRDPVDVSHTFTSYETGRRYRITVLSGTVADAHGAQALGVADRGITVTAGTDGTWETVIEELDSARSPYRSAATFDEVTRAARRSFSEFVDTVVPWRSDSAPAAELAAHVLWSATVRPAGLVGRPAVLMSKHWMDKVWSWDHCLNSLALGPGSPGLAWDRFSLPFDHQDESGALPGSVAHSEVLHNFVKPPIHGWAFGHLRRRLPDPPTPEQLTEAYGGLTRWTDFWLTVRRAPGASLPHYQHGNDSGWDNATTFDPDRVAVTADLTSVLIFQLDELARLAAELGFDDDARRRTETADALQAALLDELWDGERFLSRPAHGGTPSASASLLDLMPIVLGDRAPPKVHDRPAERIDTHLTAFGLATEHPASPHYGPDGYWRGPIWAPATVLIEDGLRRAGHQHLADEVSARFRAPAEDSTP
- a CDS encoding response regulator, which codes for MTIRVLVGEAADGDEVVALTRVHHPDIVVMDIRMPGTDGRTATSAICSDPVLSDTRVLILTTFETEEHVARALHAGASGFLGKDVGAEGLVAGIRTIAAGDALLSPQATRNLITRFLTAPQPGTHPAARKNLADLTDREREVMALAADGLTNADIAARLYLSPLTVRTHIHHAMAKLHARDRAQLVVIAYQTGLVQPNPPRP
- a CDS encoding trypsin-like serine peptidase, which gives rise to MLAFPQSGGPWTGGGAVVSTAGRVFFTYQGRTASCSGNAVTSANKSTVITAGHCVKLEGAWHTNWVFVPGYHDGQAPYGRWSATKTMSTPQWTASEDINYDVGAAVVAPLDGRLLTDVVGGQGLAFNTGYNQTMYAFGFPAAAPYDGERFIYCSGTTNRDFLLSDDHGINCNMTGGSSGGPWFTQFNESTGTGLLSSVNSFKYNFLPNRMYGPYFGTDAQNLYQSAQSS